One part of the Dermacentor silvarum isolate Dsil-2018 chromosome 6, BIME_Dsil_1.4, whole genome shotgun sequence genome encodes these proteins:
- the LOC119456132 gene encoding uncharacterized protein LOC119456132, with the protein MAFMMPVVKQDYDIYSRPNSRKNSVCSTSPGTSKSRNSSRNNSISYSSSPTQTVITPEQARKIIQRRRSRGMSECLPDLREIDHEEPRQRRKSSLGKLSWSSLQAALQKLKPAEPKSKSQTSIEEQES; encoded by the coding sequence ATGGCTTTCATGATGCCGGTCGTGAAGCAAGACTACGACATATACTCGAGACCCAACAGCCGGAAGAACTCTGTGTGCAGCACAAGTCCTGGGACGAGCAAGTCTCGCAACAGCAGCCGCAACAACAGCATCTCGTACTCGAGCTCGCCGACGCAGACCGTCATCACGCCAGAACAGGCACGCAAGATTATCCAGCGAAGACGAAGCCGTGGTATGTCCGAGTGTCTACCCGATCTCAGGGAAATTGACCACGAAGAACCGCGCCAGCGTAGGAAGAGCAGCCTGGGAAAGCTGTCCTGGTCATCGCTTCAGGCTGCCCTGCAGAAACTGAAGCCCGCCGAGCCGAAGAGCAAGTCGCAGACGTCAATCGAGGAACAGGAGTCGTGA